The genomic interval CCTATGTTTTTTGAAAGTGGCTATTGTGAAATAGCTTAAAGTCCTATAAATTCGTTAAAGTTGCATTGGGAGCTTCCGAGTTGATGATGGGATAAAAACCTTATGCTCAAAGGTTTTAATGGTTTTAGGAGATGTCTATTAGTGATTTGCATTTTAGCCGAACGGACTGAATTTGCTCTAATACCGATCGGCAATCGCACTTTATCAAACAAAACTCTTAACTGAGACTTCAGAAGAAAACCTAAAACCAGGAAATAGACGCGCACTTGAAGCCAAAGCGATTAACTCTGAGCCTCAGAAAAACCACAGGCAGCCATACTCAAAATACCATAGGTAAAACTAGAGTGTAAGGATTTAGCTCTCAGGGGTTCACCGGCTGCTCCTAGGGCGACAAATAGGGGCAGTAAATGTTCGTCAGTGGGATGATTTTCAACGGCATAGGGAGCCAGTTGACGATAATGAATTAAGCGCTCTAAATCTCCTTCTTGAAGTGTCTTTTCCATCCACCGATCGAAGTCTTGTACCCATAGGGGAGGTTCAGCATCGAGAGGATATTGGCTAAAATAGCTTAAATTATGAGTCATGGAGCCACTAGCGATGATCAGAATGCCTTGAGATCTTAAAGAAGAGAGCGATCGCCCAATCGCCAGATGATAAGCTGGATCTCGGTGGGGTTGAATCGAGAGTTGGGTAACCGGAATCTGAGCCTCTGGAACTATGCAGGATAAGGGAACCCAAGCTCCATGATCTAATCCTCTATGCTCGCTAACCTGACAAGCGATACCGTCTTTATGCAAATTCTGTACAATCTGATGGGCTAGTTTAGGTGCGCCTGGAACAGGATAAACTATTTCGGATAAAGAGGGCGGAAATCCACGAAAATCGTATATCGTTTCCGGATGGGGTACAGCACTAACCACTGGTTCGGAGGTAGTCCAGTGGGCAGAAACCACTAAAATGGCTTTAGGAGTGGAAATCTGCGCAGAGAGAGAGCGCCAAAACTCTACAACTGGTAGCTGATGTAACAGTACATCGGGAGCGCCATGGGAAATAAATAAACTTTTTATCATGATTCAATCCTTATATCAAACTCCGCTAGAATTAGTATAATAAACGGATAGAAAAGCTTGAGGCTCTCATGAAATGGTACACAAAAAAGAAACCCCATTCATTGAAGAAGATTCCCTCTATCCAGAAAGTGACGGTCAGCCAGTCGGTGAAAATACAATACAATTTCGTTTAATTATGATGCTCCAAGGGGGTTTGGATGCTCTATTTAAAGACATCCCCGATGTGTTTGTAGCTGGAGATTTATTTTGGTATCCCGTGCAACTCTCATCAGAGGAAATAGAGAATCAGGAAGAACCCTCCAGACAAGCGCCAGATGTGATGGTGGTATTTGGAGTCGAAAAAAAAGACCGTCCATCTTATATGCAGTGGGAAGAGAACAACATTGCCCCTCAAGTAGTATTTGAGATCGTATCCCCGAGTAATAGCAAGGAAGCGATGACTAAAAAGTTTGAGTTTTATCAAACTCATGGAGTAGAAGAGTATTATGCTTACAACCCCAAAGGAAATAGACTAGAAGGGTGGTTAAGAAGAGGGGAAGTATTGGAGAAAATTACGCCAATGGAGGGCTGGAAAAGTCCAAGGTTAGGCGTGAGTTTTACCACCGTTTCGGGAGAGTTGCGGTTATTAACAGCTAATGGGGAGCGCTTAGGAACCTATCTGGATGTGGTGAAAGATCGGGATCTCCAACGTTTGGAAACAGAACGCCAACGGTTGGAAACAGAACGGGAGCGACTCGATAAGGAACTTGAACGCCAAAGAGCGAATGATGCTGAATTAGAGTGCGATCGCCAACAACAACGAGCGAATGACGCTGAAGAGGTAATTGAACACTTACGCGAGCGCTTACAGCAGTTAGGAATTGATCCCGATGAGTTGAGATCTTGAAAAATTGTTAGTTTTCCCTGATATCAGTCCTGCAATCTCGTAAACCTATTTTACAAGTTTGGTCATTGACAGCCCCAATCAGTCAGACTAAATAGATAGGCAGGTTTTCAACGAAGAAGTCTCATTCGTTCAAAATACCCCTATAACATAAGACTTCAGGATCAATCATGGCTCGCAGAATATCGAATCATACCCAACCGAAACTGAACCCCTCTTCTTCCCTATGGCAAAGAACCAGTCGCAGACAGGAAGGGGGGCGATCGCAGGAATTTATTTTAGACCGTAATTACATCATAGATTTGGTCAATTCCTTAGAAAGTATATCAGAAAGATAACGGATAGTGCTACCCCCAAGTCATGAGTGCGGGTGGAAATTTGTAAATTTTGGTAAACAACACGCTAAAATCCCAATAGCACCATACAGCCCATTCTTCTTGAACCATGTTTGATCAATTCACGCCGATTTTTCAGGAACTCACCCAACAACCGGCAGCCTTTTTTGGCGGATTCTGTTCGGGTCTGTTACAGCTCAACCTATCTGAAGATCCCATTAAAACCTGGCTCGATCAACAAATCAGTACTCCAGAAACTGAGACCAATACCACTTCTGGCCCTCAATCGATTGAAATTGATTAATATAGCAGCGAGGTTAAATTATTGTTTGAGGCACTCTAGCAATAGATCCTCTAGCCATTGTGGATCAGGCTCCCTCAAACCATTACCCGTTGCTCAACAAGGGGCCCCCAGCCCCTTGCCTGGTCTTACCTCTCAAGAAGAAATTGGCATTAGGGATAAAAGGTTAATTTTGGTAAACCCAAGGTTTCCTGCCAACCCTTGATCAGATTCAGACATTGAATGGCTTGTCCTGCTTGACCCTTAATCAGATTATCAATTGCTGACATGACAATCACCCGATTCGTCCGGGCATCGACTTCTAAGCCGAGATAACAAAGATTGGTATCACAAGCCCACTTCGTTTGTGGATAAGTTCCATTGGGCAGAACCCGCACCCAAGGGGAATTTTGATAGAACACACTGTAAATCGTACGTATATCTTCTCGGACTAAACCAGGGTCGCGGAGGGTAGCGTAAACTGTGGCTAAAATTCCTCGTACCATCGGAATCAGGTGGGGGGTAAATTGCAGCTTAACCTCATGGCCGGCTAAATCACTACACACTTGTTCGAGTTCTGGGGTATGTCGGTGACGGGTCACCCCATAAGCGGCTAGAGAACTATCTGCTTCTGCTAAAAGGAGATTAATTTTACCTTGTCTTCCCCCTCCGGATGTTCCCGACTTGGCATCAACAATGAGGGTATCGGGTTCAATTAATCCTTGTTTGAGTAGGGGAGCGATCGCCAGTAAACTACTGGTTGTATAGCATCCTGGACAAGCTATCAGATTCGTATGGGGGATGCGATCGCGGTAGATTTCCGGTAAACCATACACCGCCTTCGATAATACCTCATAATCAGCCCGGTCTTCACTCCCATACCAAGTCTTATAGACCTCCATATCCGTTAACCGATAATCGGCGGATAAATCGAGAACTAAACACCCTCTCTCCAGCAGTTGGGGCGCTATTTTGCACGCTAACCCATTGGGCAATCCTAAAAATACCACCTCACAGCGCGAGGCGATCGTATCAATATTAACGGGTTCCACCGTCAGATTAACTCGATGAGCCAAATGAGGGTAAATATCGCCATAGGATTTACCCGCACTACTATCGCCTCCTAAATAAACCAAATCCACGTTTGGATGTTCGCACAACATCCGCACCAATTGCACACCTCCATAACCGGAAGCACCAACTATACCAACCGTTGTTCGCCCATTATCTCCCATGATGTGACCCTTACTTGAATGTTGAGTTTACGTGATTGAGTGTAGATCCTAATTTATGGTTCTAGGTGAGGCAACCATAAATGTTTAAAGGTTGGCTGCATTGTAGTACCAAAGCGGAGATTCAATTAAAAATTAAAAATTAAAAATTAAAAATTAAGGTTTTATACACAGATATAGCGCTTTGCGCTAGGGAATAGGGAATAGGTAATAGGAACAGGTTCAGAAAGGTGATCGGTGCGCAGTGTAGATTTCGGTGAACTCGCCTCTATACTCAATAGCAGCACAAAGCACTATTATTGAGTATAGGTTAACTGTCTCGTGTATTAATCAATGATTTAACTTGCACTTCCTGTTTCCCAGAACAATAGGCTTGAATCTACCTTATAAAAGAGGAAACTGCTGTATTCAATTATTCATTATTCACTAAAAATGCTACCGCTTCCACATGAGCCGTTTGCGGGAAAAAATCAACCGGTTGTACTCGTGTCAGGCGATAGCTTCCAGACTCACAAAGAATTTGAAGATCTCGCGCTAAAGTTGCTGGTTTGCAACTCACATAAACCAGACGAGCCGGACGGAGGTTTAATAAGGTTTGCAACACTTCAGGTTTGCAGCCTTGACGGGGCGGATCGAGTAAGACAATATCGGGTTTATGGTCTAATTGGGGTAAAATATCCTCGACTTTGCCCACCTGAAACGCTACATTCTCAATCTGATTTAACTGAGCATTTTCCCTGGCTCGTTGAATCGCTTCGGGTTGGACTTCTAGACCTAAAACCTGTTGCACTTGACGAGCAATAGGTAAGGTTAGTGTGCCAATGCCACAATAGGCATCAACGACTTGTTCTGTACCTTGCAAATTCAAATGCTCGAGAATCATCTCTAGCAAGGCTTCAGCAGCTTCTGTATTGACCTGAAAAAAGGTATCTGCCCCCAAATGGAAGGTTAAACCAGCAAATTGCTCGCGCACATAGGGTTGTCCGGCAATAGAGAAGGTTTGGTCTCCAAAAATGCGATTGGTTTTATGAGGATTCACATTTAGACAAACCCCAACCACCCCAGGAAATTGAGTTAACCAGTTCTGGCTATGAATCGCTAAACCGGGTAACCGGCGTTTTGTGGCTACTAGAGTAATTAGAATTTCTCCCGTACGTTGACCGATGCGAAGACATAAATGGCGCAGGAGTCCTTGGTGATTCTCCTCATCATAGGCTGACCAGTGAGCTAGATCGAAGTTTTCTTTGAGCGTTGCCAATAGGGGATTCAAACGCTCATCCTGTACGGGACATTGATTAAGGTTAATGAGTTTATGGGTTCCTTGTTGGTAATATCCGGCTTTGAAGATGCCGATGTCCGAGAGTTCGAGAGGATAGGAGACTTTATTACGATAGCCAAAGGATTGAGGAGAGCCGATAATGGGGGTAACGGGAGGATCGGCAAATTTGCCAATCCGGGTTAAAGCTTCTCTGACTAGGGTTTGTTTGGCTTGTTGTTGAAAGTCGTAGCGAATATGTTGCCATTGACATCCTCCGCATTTATCCGCAACGATACAAGCGGGACGAAGGCCATGGGGTGAAGGTTCAAGGAGTTCTTCGATCGCTCCTTTGGCAAATTGAGGTTTAACATAGAGTAACCGAACATTCAGGCGATCGCCTGGAACCGTATTTGGCACAAACACCACCCGGTTGTCTACCCGTCCCACTCCATCGCCTGTATCGCTCAAGGAAGCAATCTCTATTTCTACGACTTGGCCTTGTTTCCAGTTAAATTCTGTTTTCATCTTGTTAGGGGTCTCTTCCCTTGTGTCCCACCCAATAGTTAAACTAACAGGATATTGATATTCCGTTTACGATAGGGACTCAAACATAATCATGAGCGTCGTTACTCAAATCATTCTCAATGCAGACGAAGAACTGCGCTATCCCAGCGCAGGCGAACTGCAAAATATTCAAGCCTTCTTAACTACCGGAGAAACACGCACTCGGATTGCGTCTACTCTCACGGAAAACGAAAAGAAGATCGTAGATAAAGCCACTCAAGAGTTATGGCGCAGACGACCCGATTTCATCGCTCCTGGTGGAAATGCTGCGGGTCAACGGGAACGAAGCCAGTGTATCCGTGATTATGGCTGGTATTTGCGTCTAGTGACCTATGGAGTTCTTGATGGTAGCACCGAGACCATTGACCAGATTGGTGTGTTAGGGGCGCGGGAAATGTATAATTCTCTCGGCGTACCGTTGGCAGGTATGGCAGAAGCCATGCGCTGTTTGAAGGAAGCGTCTTTAGCTCTGTTGAGTATAGATGAAGCTCAGGAAACCGCTCCTTATTTTGATTTTCTGATTCAAGCCATGTCTTAATCGGATTAGCTCAATCGCTCAACCCCTGTTTTCTCCCAGGAGAAGGCAGGGGTGAGTTTTAAAGAAAACCTTTAATGGGCCAACCCGGTTTCTTCTGTCAAAACTTGACAGCCTTCTAACCCTAAACCCGGTTGTTTGCGATAAGCGTCTAATGGTTCCAGGACGGTGACCTTAAAATTAGTCCCGACTTTATACAGATAATCCACATCTGGATCGTACTTTAAACCCACTCGCAAATTAGAAAAATCATCTTCACACAATTCAAAACCAAAGCGAACAATAATTTGGGCGACGAGGCATTCAGGAGTATGAACTGTTTCCCCCATGGTAGCGCGCTCTTGCCCAAAGGTATCTAAAAATCGTTGCAATTTGGGTAAAACTTTCTTCGGATTGCCGTTGCGACTAGCGTAGACAATTACCGGGTTACCTTCAACAATGAAGTGACAGGAGACAGCCATAGATTTACAGTGATCTAGTGTTTAAGTCCGATCCGATCATATGCTGGTCTGGGTCATTTTGCTTGACCCAATTCTGAACGGCTACTTGAACATCCTTGATTGCCACTACACAAATATAGGGTTTCTCGCTGACCAAACCACTGATAACGATGGTCGCGTATTTGTTCGTAAAGGAGATCTCCCATTACCTTAACCCCTGGTATCCCCCGATAAACTCCGATCAGCGCCTCACCTCCAGGAAGTAAACGGCTAATTTCTTCGGCAGCTTCGCTCCCTTGCCATCGACGCTCGGGATTTTCTGTATCAATTAAAATCATTCCTAATTCACAGTCTTGGGAACTAATACCCCATTTGACTAAGGCTTCTTCATCTTGCATCGGGCTATAGGTCAATCGTTGTCCTTGGTCAAACTGCGCCAGCACTTGAACTAGGGATGAGCATAAATTACAGTTGCCATCGTAAATAACTTGATATTGCATAATCGCTTTTTCGGTGACTATCCGGGTTATCTGACTTCAAGATGGGTGGCTCAAGCTTAAGCCAATAGATGATGAACCCAAACTAGAACCCTTACTCAACTTTACCGTAGAAGAAAGTGACGCGGAGATCGCTCTATTGGGTTGTGATTGTATTAAATTGATAAATTCCCTGTGCTAAATGAGAGGTCACTCTATTAGCATAAAAGTGTTTTTTGTGACTCAAAACCCCGATTAAACCCTGTAACCAGCTCCTGGATTAATCCTGCATCCTCAAAAGCCAACCTCAATCCAAACGATTTCCTAACCCGGAGGTGGCAAGTTGTAAAAGAGTAGAACAGGGGTTAGGAAATTCTAGATCGAGTTAGAGCGTCTGGCCCTAATCTTCTAACTATCGGGGTTAGAAGGCGGAAGACAAATCAAATTATCATCCAACGTAATAATCAGACCTTTCGAGCGCAACTTACCCATTAAGCGAGTAACGGTTACCCTTGTAGAACCAATGGCACTACCAATTTGGGCATGAGTGAGCGTCCAAGGCAAATAATATCCCTGTTCGCAAACTTCACCATACTCCTCAATTAATAAGGTCAAAAAGCCCAACAGCCGATCAATTGTGCGACGTTGACCCATGGTTCCCAGCCACAACAGTTTACGCTGATTTTGATCGCGGAACGCTTCCATCACTTCACGACGGAAATAGGGCCAATTATCCAAATCATGCCAATACATCCACAAAACCGTGGTTTTATCCACATGGGCATAACTGGAAATTGTAAAGGGAGATTGGGAGACAATTTCAAACGGTTGACCTGCTCCCACGAACCCTAAAAAGGATTCATCTGGACTGAGATTATCGGGATCGTTATTGGCACTCAACCGAGCGACTAAACTGGGTGTTTTAGTGGATGCACTAATCTGGGCACTGACCAGGCGAACAGAACCGCGCTGTACCAGATAGAGCAAACCGGGACGGACAGGAATTTTATCATCCTTGTTAAAGGTGCGGGTGCGATAGTGATCTTGCGCCCAATCAATAATTCGCTGCCAGATAAGAAATGGACGAGAGGTTGAAGATTCGGATTCTGGAGACACTGAAAACATAGGTTAGAAATTGTGAAAGAATAACAAAGACAACCAGTGAATTGTTGCTAGATTCCAGGATACCCTGTTTCTAGTAAAAATGGTCACGCTTTAGCCAGAGGCTATGGTTTCTGTTATTGGCTATCTAGTGTATCATAAAGGTAGCAAAAACTACTTTTTTATGATCAAAACCTTATCGATGTAAGAAAAATGTATGGTAATGATTGATAATTGGCCATCAAGCCACTGGGTAATGGTAGGATTACTGATCGGATTTGCGATCGCCCATAGCGGACTCGCCAGCCTTAGACCTTGGGGAGAACAGAAAATTGGTGCAAGGCTGTACCGGGTAGGCTTTGCCCTAGTGAGCATCCCCTTCGCAGTGGTGTTGATTATTTACTTTTTCAATCATCGCTATGATGGAATACAACTGTGGCAAGTGCAGGGCGTGCCAGGAGTGAGATCGCTCGTTTGGACGTTGTCAGCCATTTCTTTTCTATTTTTATATCCAGCCACATTTAATTTACTGGAAATTGCGGCGATCGCCAAACCGGAAGTTCATCTCTACGAAACCGGAATTATCCGCATCACCCGACATCCCCAAATGGTTGGTCAAGTAATTTGGTGTATTGCCCATACCCTCTGGTTAGGCACAAGCTTTACCCTCATCACCTCCCTAGGTTTAATTCTCCATCATCTCTTTGCTGTCTGGAATGGGGATCGCCGTCTGTACAACCGCTATGGGAAAGCCTTCCTAGAAGCCAAAGAGCGTACTTCTGTGATGCCATTTGTGGCGATTATCCAAGGTCGTCAAACCTTAGAACTCCAAGAATTTCTCCGTCCTTCCTACTTCGGCGTACTGCTCTTTATTGGCCTCCTCTGGTGGGCCCATCCTTGGCTCATGCAAGCCACCCTTAAGGTTCCCATTTGATCGGGGGATCGGGGGGATTTGCCTCTTGCCTATTCCCCATTCCCTATTCCCCATTCCCTATTCCCCATTCCCTATTCCCCATTCCCCAAACTGTCTTGCTCAATCCAACCCAAATCGGTGTAGCATGATCCCAAGAGCAAGTATAAGAAATCCAGATACTAAGAACGGCATAATTATGGTGGTACAAATCAGTGAACGCGCCTTTAGTCACGAAGTCCTCGATGCTCAAACCCCGGTATTAGTCAACTTTTGGGCCCCCTGGTGTGGAATTTGCCGACTGCTAAACCCAGTTTTAAATCGATTCCAAACCGAATGGGGACAAACCATTAAAGTGGTTTCCATTAATGCCGATCAAAGCCTTAAACTCGCCAATGCCTACCGACTGCGAACATTACCTACGGTAATTTTGTTCAATCAGGGTCGAGTGCAAAACCGTATTGAAGGCTTCCATAGTGCAGAAGACTTATACCGACAACTGGAAGTCAGCTTATCTGGAACCAGAGTGGCTGATGCCATTGATCTTGAAACCAGTCGCTAGCTCCTTTTCTGGAGTAGAGATCGAGTGGATTCGTTTTAAAATGAGATATTACTGTAGGGGCAAACAACTGTTTGCCCCTACATTCCGTGTTTTTACCCTTTTGTAAATAAACGAGCGCTATACTGGAAGGTTACAAGTATTAAGCAACGAAAAACCCATTTATGACTGAGTATTACCGGATTACGTTACTTCCAGGGGATGGCATTGGCAGCGAAATTATCGCTGTGATGGTGGATGTCTTAAAGACGATCGCCCCTAAGTTTGATTTAGAGTTTAACTTTCAAGAAGCACTCATCGGTGGTGCGGCGATTGATGCTACGGGTAGTCCCCTTCCAGAAGAAACGCTCAACACTTGTCGTCAAAGTGATGCCGTGTTGCTGGCAGCTATTGGAGGATATAAATGGGATAATTTGCCCCGTTCTCAACGACCGGAAACCGGGCTATTGGCTCTGCGATCGGGTTTAGGGTTGTTTGCGAATCTGCGGCCGGCAACTATTCTACCCCAACTGATTGATGCTTCCACCCTGAAACGAGAAGTTGTGGAAGGGGTCGATATTATGGTGGTGCGTGAATTAACCGGTGGAGTCTATTTTGGCGAACCCAAAGGCCTTTTTGAGACTGAAACGGGACAAAAACGGGGCGTAAATACCATGGCCTATACTGAAGGGGAAATCGATCGCATTGCGAAAGTGGCATTTGAAATTGCCCAAAAACGGAAGAGTCAACTCTGTTCTGTCGATAAAGCCAATGTCCTAGAAGTGTCCCAACTCTGGCGAGATCGCGTGACCGCTATGGCTTCTGACTATCCCGATGTCCAACTCTCTCACCTTTATGTAGATAACGCAGCGATGCAACTGGTGAGAGCGCCGAAACAATTTGATACTATCGTTACGGGTAATTTATTTGGGGATATTCTCTCCGATGCCGCTGCCATGTTAACCGGTAGTATTGGCATGTTACCCTCAGCCAGTTTAGGCGCATCGGGTCCTGGAGTATTTGAACCCGTTCATGGATCGGCTCCCGATATTGCTGGACAAGATAAGGCTAATCCCCTAGCTCAAGTGCTGAGTGGAGCGATGATGTTACGCTATGCGTTTAACCAACCCCAAGCAGCAGAGGCGATCGAAGACGCGGTACAAACCGTTCTCAATCAAGGCTATCGTACGGGCGACATCATGTCTGAAGGACAAAAATTAGTTGGATGTCGGGAAATGGGAGAAGCCTTGCTCAGAGCGCTATCCTGAGATGGGATGGGGGGAATGGAGGCATAAAAACCCAACAAGAAAACAATTCTGTTTCTCCCTATCTTCCCTATCCACACACTAGATTTCCCCCGACCTGTGTTACTCAATCCAATAAGTTTAGATAAGTAAAAACTCACTATTTCCTTGACACTCCTTTAGGTTTTAAGTGAGCCTTGCAAGTAAGACGAATATGCATAACTATCCATAATTTCTCTGTTAATAGTAAGTTATGTTTTTCTCAAGAACTTCCCCGCCTGCATGTTGAAAGAACAACTCGCAATCTTTTGGATATAACTCAAAAATATGAGTTGTTTCTGCATTACTTATCGTCACGATCTCCATGAAACCACTGCCGATCGCATTTTCCTCATTGACATAACTGCCATTGGTAGATAGGTTCGTGTGAATGGTGAAGTCATTCTCGCTCCCCTGGTAGACATTTTGCCCCGGTTTTGAATCAAGGCTATGGAGATGAGGGGTGAGTCCCATAGCGATCCTCAGCGTAAAGATATGTTAGCGTTGACAGGAGGCAAAGTTTTTGTCGATTCAGGATCTGAACTTAGGAGTTTTGCCAAAAACTCGATTTTTCTTCCAAAAATCCTGTGTTTTATTCAAAACTAAAAAGTTAGGATGAACATCGATTTACAAGAGTTTTTTGATGCTTGCGATCCCAGTAAAACGTTGATGATGGGCAGGATCAGCGATCGCCGCTACTATATCGATTTTAGTTCAGTGCGCGGAGGGAAAATTATTGAAGCTCTCAAACGAACCATTATTCGCCTGTCTCCCAATAAACCCACTTGTCAGCTTTTTACGGGTCATATTGGCTGTGGTAAATCAACAGAATTATCCCGCCTACAATCGGAACTTGAAGGCGACGGATTTTATGTCATTTACTTTGAATCCACCCAAGATTTAGACGAAAATGATGTCGATATTACCGATATTCTCTTGGCGATTGCTCGTCAGGTGAGTGAAACTTTAGAACAGCAAAAAATTGAACTGCAACCCAAAGGATTTAAGTCCTTTCTCAATGAAATCTGGGATTTTTTACAAACCCCTGTCATTGTTTCTGGAGAAGCAGAAGTTCTAGGTGCAGGAGTCAAAGCCAGTACAGAAGGGGAATTTGAGGTTTCGTTGCCGGTGGGGATTGGTAAAATTACCGCTAGAGCCATGGATAGTCCCAAGTTACGATCGCAACTGAGACAGTATCTAGAACCGCAAACTAACCGCATCTTACAATTCATCAATGATGAAGTCCTGAGTGTGGCGATCTCCCAACTCAAACACCGGGGATATAAAGGTCTGGTCGTCATTATTGACAATCTTGACCGGGTGGAAAACCGGGAAATTTCCACGTCCGGCCGACTGCTCCCTGAATACCTGTTTGTCGATCGCGGCGAACAACTGCGAAAACTCAACTGCCATTTAGTCTACACCCTCCCCCTTTCCCTCGTCTTCTCCAAT from Roseofilum reptotaenium CS-1145 carries:
- a CDS encoding P-loop NTPase fold protein; translation: MNIDLQEFFDACDPSKTLMMGRISDRRYYIDFSSVRGGKIIEALKRTIIRLSPNKPTCQLFTGHIGCGKSTELSRLQSELEGDGFYVIYFESTQDLDENDVDITDILLAIARQVSETLEQQKIELQPKGFKSFLNEIWDFLQTPVIVSGEAEVLGAGVKASTEGEFEVSLPVGIGKITARAMDSPKLRSQLRQYLEPQTNRILQFINDEVLSVAISQLKHRGYKGLVVIIDNLDRVENREISTSGRLLPEYLFVDRGEQLRKLNCHLVYTLPLSLVFSNDCETLKNRLGGGLDPKVLPMVPVCNRDGTVCTSGMELLRQMVLARAFPDVFPQHRLELVTQIFEEPASLDRLCWVSGGHARNLLGILYRCIQEEDPPISSIVLERAIREARDRLLLAVDDHEWELLFQVVQEQNLKGEREYQTLLRSLFVFEYQDHRGRWFGLNPLLAETQRFKQWQAQEASRI